In a genomic window of Coregonus clupeaformis isolate EN_2021a chromosome 27, ASM2061545v1, whole genome shotgun sequence:
- the LOC121552119 gene encoding E3 SUMO-protein ligase KIAA1586-like encodes MNFEIQVSGQGSRTTSLSILRNKVRKHALSKAHTQAVKVAEQQKEAAIENAVETMTESYMKETEAVFRTAYHLAKKNRPFSDHESLIELQELNGVKMGSILHSRYSATQIIQHVASEMQSKIISSIIASSSKLAVLIDEASSLSHKAVMTVSIKASIQEESPEFIFLELVELENQRADGILQALLTCLTNAGFTEEWLHENWVTFVSDGASVMLGKKSGVATRLTLRFPKLFVWHCMNHRLELAVSDAVDEVNSVNHFKTFIQKLYSLYSVSNKNERELVNAAAEVGSQLLRIGRILDVRWVASSFRTVRAVWTSLGALVQHFKNACSDEMRSTKERQMYRGLLDRVQSPEFICDLGLMYDTLHELSLLSQELQSRSITLLRAEHLLKRSIRVIQSFKESPGEKYSEALEAKQTGEYRSIALKTNAKLKSINPGQFLQSLVNNLEKRLSFEDETIMDLSILDQSKWPSKPSIRHGEEQVKRLCKRFNLCTDQALNGMRDLLEEPSSEPKDLKPLMNCMKTFPVGTAECERNFSLMNNISSDKRAVLLISNISNLMMININGPPTSKFDPRKYTRTWLKSHRAASSVRSRQCSVKAPAESKFVWNIL; translated from the coding sequence atgaactttgaaATTCAAGTGTCTGGCCAGGGAAGTAGAACAACAAGTTTGTCAATCTTGAGAAATAAGGTGAGGAAACATGCGTTGTCCAAGGCCCACACTCAGGCTGTGAAGGTGGCAGagcaacagaaagaagctgccatTGAGAATGCAGTGGAGACTATGACTGAGTCCTACATGAAGGAAACTGAAGCTGTGTTTCGAACAGCCTACCATCTGGCCAAAAAGAACCGACCCTTTTCTGACCATGAGAGCCTCATTGAGCTGCAGGAACTGAATGGTGTAAAAATGGGCTCAATACTTCATTCACGTTACAGTGcaacacaaataatacaacatgTTGCTAGTGAGATGCAGAGCAAAATCATCAGTAGCATTATAGCATCATCCAGTAAGTTAGCTGTCCTAATTGACGAGGCATCTTCTTTAAGTCACAAAGCTGTCATGACAGTTTCTATTAAAGCATCAATTCAAGAAGAAAGCCCTGAGTTCATATTCCTGGAACTTGTTGAACTGGAAAATCAGAGAGCAGATGGCATATTACAGGCGTTACTCACCTGTTTAACTAATgctggctttacagaagagtggcttcATGAAAACTGGGTAACATTTGTATCTGATGGAGCCAGTGTCATGCTAGGAAAGAAGTCAGGAGTAGCAACCAGACTGACTTTGAGATTCCCAAAGCTTTTTGTATGGCACTGCATGAACCATAGACTTGAACTTGCTGTGTCAGATGCAGTTGATGAGGTAAACTCTGTCAATCACTTTAAAACTTTTATCCAGAAGCTATACTCTCTGTATAGTGTGTCAAACAAAAATGAACGTGAACTTGTTAATGCAGCAGCTGAAGTAGGCTCACAACTTCTTCGCATTGGCAGAATCTTGGATGTACGCTGGGTGGCCAGTAGCTTTCGGACTGTTCGTGCTGTTTGGACATCCCTGGGAGCTCTTGTGCAGCACTTTAAAAATGCTTGCAGTGATGAGATGAGGTCCACCAAAGAGAGGCAGATGTACAGAGGTTTGTTAGACCGTGTTCAAAGTCCAGAATTCATTTGTGACCTTGGCCTCATGTACGACACTCTCCATGAACTAAGTCTCCTGTCACAGGAGCTTCAGTCTCGTTCTATAACGCTCCTCAGAGCAGAGCATCTGCTGAAACGCTCAATCAGAGTGATCCAGTCATTCAAAGAGAGTCCAGGTGAGAAATATAGTGAGGCTTTAGAAgcaaaacagactggggagtatcGGTCTATAGCCCTGAAAACAAATGCAAAGCTGAAGTCTATCAATCCAGGCCAGTTCTTACAAAGCCTTGTGAACAATCTGGAGAAACGCTTGTCTTTTGAAGATGAGACCATCATGGACCTCAGCATCCTTGATCAGAGTAAGTGGCCATCAAAGCCCAGCATCCGCCATGGTGAAGAACAAGTTAAGCGACTGTGCAAGCGATTTAACTTGTGCACAGACCAAGCACTGAATGGGATGCGGGACCTACTGGAAGAGCCCAGTAGTGAGCCCAAGGACCTAAAACCACTTATGAACTGTATGAAAACATTCCCTGTCGGTACAGCAGAGTGTGAGAGGAATTTTAGCCTTATGAACAATATAAGCTCAGACAAGAGGGCTGTCCTTCTGATCTCAAACATATCAAACTTGATGATGATTAATATCAACGGCCCACCAACTTCCAAGTTTGATCCTAGAAAATATACAAGGACCTGGTTGAAGAGCCATCGTGCTGCCTCTTCGGTGCGTTCTAGACAGTGCAGTGTGAAAGCTCCTGCAGAAAGCAAATTTGTCtggaatatactgtag